The genomic DNA GCGAACTCCACGACCTGGACGAACTCGTCCACGGTGAAGCCGATCTCGTCCGGCAGCACGGGGAGGCCGTGGCGGTGCAGGACCTCGGCCATGTACCCCGACTCCTCGTGCGCGCCGCGCAGATGCATCGCGAAGGCCGCGCCCATGCCGCACTGCTCGCCGTGGCTCGCCGCGCGCTTGGGGAAGAGGAGGTCGAAGGCGTGGTTGATCTCGTGGCAGGCGCCGGAGGCGGGGCGGGAGTCGCCCGCGACCGACATGGAGATGCCGGTGAGGACCAGGCCCTCGGCGAGCACCTGGAGGAAGCTGTCGTCGCCGACGCCGCCCGGGTGCCGCAGCACGGCCTCGCCGGCCTGGCGGGCCATCGCGGCGGCCAGGCCGTCGATCTGCTCGCCCTTCTCCCGGTGGGCCAGCTCCCAGTCCCTGACCGCCGAGATGTTGGACAGCGCGTCGCCGATGCCGGAGCGCACGAAGCGGACCGGTGCCTCACGGATGACGTCGAGGTCGATGACGACCGCGATCGGGTTCGGCACACCGTAGGAGCCGCGGCCCGCGTCGTTGTCGAGGGTCGCGACCGGCGAGCACAGACCGTCGTGCGAGAGGTTCGTGGCGACGGCGACCAGCGGGAGGCCGATACGTGCCGCGGCGAACTTCGCGCAGTCGATGATCTTGCCGCCGCCCAGACCCACGACCGCGTCGTAGTGCCCGGACTTCATGTCGTCCGCGAGCTTGATCGCGTCGTCCAGGGTGCCGCCGCCGACCTCGTACCAGGTCGCGCCCGGCAGCGCCGGGGCGAGCCGCTCGCGCAGCTTGGCCCCGGAGCCGCCGCTGATCGCGACGGCGAGCTTGCCGGAGTGCGAGATGCGCTGGTCGGCGAGGACACTCGCCAGGTCGTCCAGGGCGCCCGGACGGATGTCGACGACGACCGGCGAGGGGATGAGCCTCGTCAGTACTGGCACGCGATTTCACGTCCCTTGGCGAGGTCCTCGTGGTTGTCGATCTCGACCCACTTGACGTCGCCGATGGGCGCGACGTCGATGCGGAAGCCGCGGTTGACGAGCTCCTGGTAGCCGTGCTCGTAGAACTGCTGCGGGTCCGTCTCGAAGACCGTCTTCAGGGCGTCGGCGAGCTCGTCGGCCGCCTCGCCCTCGATGAGGGTGACGCCGATGTACTCACCGGTCGCCTCGGCCGGGTCCATCAGCTTGGTGATCTTCGTCATGCCGCCCTCGGGGCCGACGACGACCTTCATCTCCTCGTCGGCGAGGGACTTCACCGTGTCGAGGGCGAGGATGATCTTCTTGCCGTCGCCGCGGGCGGCGAGGAGGGTCTTCTCGACGGAGACC from Streptomyces avermitilis MA-4680 = NBRC 14893 includes the following:
- a CDS encoding iron-containing alcohol dehydrogenase family protein, with the protein product MPVLTRLIPSPVVVDIRPGALDDLASVLADQRISHSGKLAVAISGGSGAKLRERLAPALPGATWYEVGGGTLDDAIKLADDMKSGHYDAVVGLGGGKIIDCAKFAAARIGLPLVAVATNLSHDGLCSPVATLDNDAGRGSYGVPNPIAVVIDLDVIREAPVRFVRSGIGDALSNISAVRDWELAHREKGEQIDGLAAAMARQAGEAVLRHPGGVGDDSFLQVLAEGLVLTGISMSVAGDSRPASGACHEINHAFDLLFPKRAASHGEQCGMGAAFAMHLRGAHEESGYMAEVLHRHGLPVLPDEIGFTVDEFVQVVEFAPQTRPGRYTILEHLDLNTEQIRDAYADYAKAIGS
- a CDS encoding sugar phosphate nucleotidyltransferase; the encoded protein is MIGLVLAAGAGRRLRPYTDTLPKALVPVGPEGNEDSLTVLDLTLGNFAEIGLTEVAVIVGYRKEAVYERREALEAKYGLKITLIDNDKAEEWNNAYSLWCGRDAIKHSVILANGDTVHPVSVEKTLLAARGDGKKIILALDTVKSLADEEMKVVVGPEGGMTKITKLMDPAEATGEYIGVTLIEGEAADELADALKTVFETDPQQFYEHGYQELVNRGFRIDVAPIGDVKWVEIDNHEDLAKGREIACQY